Part of the Campylobacter suis genome, CCACTTCAAGTGGCACAAGGTTGCCCTTTGAGATGAAGCTATCGATTAGCTTGCCTAGCTCACTACCGCTTGCAACCTCCGCACGTAGCAGATCGCCCGTGCTAAAATGCGTAAAGCTCGTGTCCGCCTTTGCTATCAAGTCTGCATCGGTTGTTTTACCGCTTCCTGGAGCGCCGATGATTAAAAATAAATTTTTCATTCTCTTTCCTTTTTAATGGCTTGTCTCGCTTTGCTATGCGTTGATGAAAATAAAATTTCTCCAGCCTAGCTTTGCGACACTTCGCCTATATTTTTTGTCTTTAAAACCAGTCAAAAACTAGTTAAATTAAGTGCAAGTATCGTGAGATGGTCTTTGGCGCTACGTAGAAATTTTAAGTCAAGATACCTTATCGCTGATTTAAAATTTAAAGCCTACCAAAAGCCACCACAAAATAGCGCTTACTTCTCTTTTTCTCTTAGTCTTAGCCCTAGCTCTCTTAACTGCTCGCTATTTGCCTCGCTTGGTGCCTTTGTGAGCGGGCACTGTGCGCGCTGAGTTTTAGGGAATGCTATGACATCGCGGATACTGCTTGACTTAGTCGCTAGCATGATAAGTCTATCAAAACCTATCGCGATACCACCGTGCGGTGGCGCACCAAAGCTAAGCGCATCAAGCAAGAAGCCAAATTTCTCTCTTTGCTCGGCTTCATCTATGCCAAGTAGCTTAAAGACCTTTTGTTGAACTTCGTTTTTGTGGATTCTCACGCTTCCACCACCAAGTTCAAAGCCATTTAGAACGACATCGTGAGCTACTGATAAAATGTCTTCAAGGTCTGGCTCGTCGATATTTTTTGGCATTGTGAATGGATGGTGCATCGCTGAGTATGAGCCATCATCATTTTGCTCAAACATAGGAAAGTCAAGCACCCATAAAAACTCCATTTTACTTTCATCAATTATACCCATTTGCTCAGCTAAGAAAATTCTAAATCTTCCCATATAATCAAGCACGACTTTTTTCTTGCCAGCTCCAAAAAACACGACATCACCGACTGCTAACTCACAACGAGAGACTATCTCATCTAAATCACTTTGTGTGAAAAATTTACAAAGCGGACCTTTTAAACCGTCCTCTTTCATCTGGAAGTATCCAAGCCCTTGCGCGCCAAATTTACGCACAAACTCTTCAAATCTATTCATCTCGCGCTTACTGAAAATATTATCCCCATTTGGCACTTTTAGCGCTTTTATGCGGTTGCGTTTTGGATCTTTTGCAATCGAGCTAAAAATTTCATTACTTGAACGCTCAAAAATATCGATCACATCAAGCATTTTTAGATCATATCTTAAATCTGGCTTATCAGAGCCATAAGTCTCGGTCGCCTCTTTGTAGCTCATGCGAGCAAATGGAGTTTTTACATCGTATCCGCAAGCCTTAAAGACATCTTTTAGCATTTGCTCAGCCATATTTATAATATCTTCTTGCTCCACAAAGCTCATCTCGATATCTATTTGCGTAAATTCAGGCTGTCTATCAGCACGCAAATCCTCATCTCTAAAGCACTTTGCTATCTGAAAATACTTATCAAATCCCGAACACATCAAAAGCTGTTTAAATAGTTGCGGGCTTTGTGGTAGTGCGTAAAACTGACCCGGATAGACACGGCTTGGCACTAGATAATCCCTCGCACCTTCCGGTGTAGCACGCGTTAAGATCGGCGTTTCAAACTCGATAAATCCCATATCTTGCAAGCTATTTCTTGCAGCTATGGCAGCGGCTGAGCGCATTTTAAAGATATTTTGCAAACGCTCATTTCTAAGATCTAAAAAGCGGTATTTAAGTCTAATGTCCTCATTTACGCTCTCATCGCCTATCATAAACGGTAACGCCTCGCTTGGATTTTCTATCACAAGCTCATCTACGACGACTTCAATCTCGCCCGTTTTTAGCTTAGGATTTACTAGCCCTTCGCCTCTGGCTCTTACCTTGCCTTTTACTTTTAAAACATACTCATCACGCACTTTTGATGCGATCTCATGAGCACTTTTGCTGTCTGCTGGATCGCAGACTAACTGCACTAGTCCACTACGATCTCGCAGGTCAAAAAATATAACTCCGCCGTGATCTCTATAAGTATTTACCCAGCCGCAAAGCGTAACCTCTTTACCGATGTCAGACTTTGACAGATCGGCACAATAATGGCTTCGCATAAAAACTCCTTTAAAATTCAGTTTAAAATGCCTGATTATACTAAAAATTTGCTTTTGCGTAGCTTTGTTAAGCAAAAATTTGTTAGAATATGTCTATGAAAAATTTAGATATAAAAAACATAAAAAAGGTCGGCATAGTCGCAAAAATAGACAACGAGCTTGGTAAAAATTTATCGATTTTAAAAGAAATTTTTAAAAAATTTAATGTTTGTATTTTGCTTGAAAATTTCACAGCAAAAGCTATTGGGCAAGATGGTTTTAATCTTGAAAAGCTAGCTAGAGAGTGCGAGCTTTTAATCTCTCTTGGTGGCGACGGAACGCTTATATCTGTGGCTAGAAAAAGTGCTGAAATCTCGCCTTTTATAGTAAGCATACATACGGGACATCTTGGTTTTTTAACGACTGCTACCATTGATGAGTGTGAGATTTTTTTCAAAGAGCTTTTTGAGGCAAAATTTGAAATTTCTAGACCATTTATGCTTGATGTTTTTATGCATAAAAAAAGTGGAGAGAAGGTTCATAAGGTCGCCTTTAATGATGCTGTTATAATGCGCGAAAAACCAGTTTCCATAGCAAAGGTTGAGGCATTTTTGAATGGAAAATATTTTAACACCTACTTTGGTGATGGTATCATCGCAAGTACTCCAGTTGGCTCAACGGCTTATAATATGAGTGCTGCAGGAGCGATAATCTATCCGCTTAGTGATGTTTTTTCATTAACCCCGATCTGTTCTCACTCACTCACTCAAAGACCTATCATCTTACCTAAAGATTTAACCGTCGAGCTTAGGGCTAGTAACGATGAGGTGCTTGTTATAGATGGTCAAGATAGTTTTAGTATGAGTGAGTTTAGCGGTGTTAGTGTTGGATTAAGTAAAATTTATGCTAACTTGGTACGAAAGCAAGATGAGGACTATTTTCAAATTTTAAAACAGAAATTGCACTGGGGTTATAATGATTGAGCGAATTTTGATAAAAGATTATCTTGGATTTGAGAGTGTAGAGCTAAATTTTAGGGCTGGGCTTAGTGTTTTTACTGGTGTGAGTGGTGCTGGCAAAAGTGTACTTATGAGTGCTATAATGGCAGTTTTTGGGCTAAAAGATAGCGAAGCAAGGCTGATTGAAGCTGATGTTGATTTTGCATTTGATATGAGTGAGTTTGGCATAGAGCCAGAGCCTATAAATAGCTTTAAGTTACTTCGTGATAAGAGTACACGCTATTTTATAAATTCTCAAACAATATCAAAGAAAAATCTCGCCACAATAGCAAAAGAGCATATAAAATATCTTTCAGCAAAAGAGGCAAATGAGTTTGAGAATGAGCGATTTTTAGAACTTCTTGACCTTTTAGAATGCAAAAAAGATCCAAAATTTTTTGATATAAAACAGAGCTTTTCTCAGAAATTTGTTGAATTTAGCAAAATTTCAAAGGAGTTAAAAGCCATACAAGAGGATGAAAAAAGGGTTGAGGAGTTAAAAGAGTTTGCTAGTTTTGAAATCTCAAAAATAGAAAGTATAAGCCCAAAAATAGGTGAATTTGATGAGCTTATGCAGATAAAAAAGAAGCTTAGCAAAAAAGATAAGATAAACGAGGCTTGGAGTAGGGCTGAGGCTGTATTTCATGCTGAAAAGGCAGTTTTAGATGCGCTGCATATTAGTGACATAGATGCTGCATTTTTTGAAGAGACGATGAATGAGCTTCGTATAGCCCGCGATAGCCTAAGCATGGAAGAACTTGAAGATATCGACATAGAAGGAGTTTTGGATAGGATAGAGGGTCTAAATTCTCTTATAAAACGCTATGGAAGTATAGAAGAGGCGCTAGAAGTGCTTGAAAAGCGAAAAATGGAGCTTAAAAAGTATGAAAATATAAGTTTTGAAAAAAGTGAGCTTGAGATAAAATTTCGCACTCTTGAAGATGAAACCACAAGGCTTGCTAGTCTTTTAAGTGCTGCAAGAGAGCAAAATTTGCCTAAGCTTGAACAACTTATAAACTCTTATCTTGGTGAGCTTTATATGAGCGAGATATCTTTGTTTGTAGAAAAAAAGCAGCTTGATGAACTTGGTTGTGATGAGATTATTTTAAAATTAAATGAGACAAGCTTTAAAAATTTAAGCTCAGGTGAGCTAAATCGGTTGCGACTTGCCTTTATAGCGACTCAAACTCAGATAACACAAAATGGAAATGGTGTTATCATTTTAGATGAAATCGACGCAAATTTAAGCGGAAAAGAGGCGATGAGTATTGCAAATGTGCTTTTAAAACTAGCAGAGTTTTATCAAATTTTTGCTATTTCTCATCAGCCACAACTTAGCTCAAAAGCCCATACTCACTTTTTGGTTGAGAAAAATGCAGATAGTTCAATCGTTAAAGAGCTTAATCAAGATGAGCGCGTGAGTGAGCTTGCAAGAATGATAAGTGGCGAGCATATAAGCAAAGAGGCGATAGAATTTGCTAAAAATTTGCTTAATCTTAAATCAAATTAATATATGTTTAAGCTAAATGATAAATTTTTTTGCTAAAATGTCGTGTATTTAAAATTTCACTTTATTATATAGAAAGAGCGAATGATGTCAAAAATTTTGGTTGTTGATGATAACAAGGCACTCTCAAAGCTCATAGCTAAAAAAATGGCTGTTAGTACTGATATGCAAGTTGATGTTGCGCACGATTTTGCAGGGGCTAGGACGCTCATTGACAGGCATAAGGATGAGTATTTTTTGGCTTTGCTTGATTTAAATTTACCAGATGCTCCAGATGGAGAGGTGGTTGATTATGCTTTGCTAAAAGGGCTTTCTGTCATCGTTTTAACTGGCAGTATCGATGCCAAAACTAGAGAGTCTTTTATAAAAAAAGACATTATCGACTATGTTTATAAAGGTAATGTTGATGATGTGAATTTTATATTTACGATGGTTGATAGACTTTATAAAAACAAGCAATACAAAGTCATGATAGTTGAGGATTCGATGACCGTAAGAAATGAGCTAAAAAGAATGCTTAAAAATTTGCAATTTGAAGTTTTCACGGCAGCTCATGGAGAGGAAGCGATGGGTTATTTTGCCGATCATCCTGATATAAGACTTGTTATAACTGATTATGCTATGCCAGTTAAAAACGGTCTTGAGGTGCTAAAAGAACTTCGTTCTCAAGCCGATAAAAACAACCTTGGTGTTATAGCTATGACATCGCCAAATGATGACATCGGTGCGGCGACTTTTCTAAAAAGTGGAGCAAATGATTTTCTTGCAAAGCCTTTTAGTAAAGAAGAGCTTACGGTGCGCGTTCATAACACCATAGAAAACATAGAAAACATCCAGCAAATAGCAAATTTTGCTAATCGCGACTTCTTGACTGGCTCTTTTAATAGACGATATTTTTATGAAAACATGAATGAATATATGGTTAATATAAACGACAATGACGAGCCTTTTGCTATAGGCGTTATAAATATCGATAACTTTAGAGAGATAAATGACGCTCATGGTCATGAAGTTGGCGACAAGGTTTTGCAGGCTCTTGCTTCAGCGCTTATTAGCAATGTAAAGGGCAATGATATAGTTGCGCGTTTTGGCGCAGATGAGTTTTGTGTGGTTTTAAAAGACATCTCAAACGAAGATGCGATAAAGTATTTTGTCGGACTTAGATCAAAGGTGGGCGCAATAAGCGTAAAACATAAAGATAAAACTATAAATTTAACCGTTAGTATCGGTGTTTCGTTTAGGCAGTATGATTATACGGTTGATGATATGGTAGAATTTGCCTCAGAGGCGCTTTATAGAGCAAAAGAGGGCGGCAAGAACCGTGTTGAGGTTTATGAGTGATTATTGACACGCATTGTCATTTAGACGATAATCGCTTTAATGATGACTTGGATGCTGTACTTGAAAGAGCATCTGAAAAAGGTGTGAAATTTGTAGTAAATCCTGGAGCTGATATTAATGATTTACCAAAAATAGCTAAAATAGCCGAGCAAAATCACAATGTCTTTTTTGCTTCTGGAGTTCATCCTTATGATAAAGATGGCTTTGATGTGGCTGTTGTTAGGGAATTTGCGATGCATGAAAAGTGCGTGGCGATAGGTGAGTGTGGCTTGGATTATTTTCGTTTACCAAAGGATGAGAGTGAAAAAAAATTAGAAAAAATAGAACAAAAACGAGTTTTTTTAGAACAACTTGAACTTGCAATTGAGCTAAAAAAGCCCGTTATCCTTCATATCCGTGATGCTAACGAGGACTGTTTTAACATACTAAAAGAGTATGCAAGTAGGCTTGATGGAGCTGTGCTTCACTGCTACAACGCATCGCCACTTTTGTTAGAACTTGCTAAATTTGGGAATTTTTACTTTGGTATAGGTGGGGTTTTGACATTTAAAAATGCAAAAAATCTAGTCGAAATTTTAACAAAAATTCCAAAAGATAGACTATTAGTAGAAACAGACGCTCCATATCTTACTCCTGAGCCATTTCGTGGAGAACGCAACGAGCCTGCTTTTACGAAAAATGTTGCTCAGAAGATAGCTGAAATTCTAAGCCTTGAGTTTGAAGAGGTTTGTAAACTTACTTCAAACAATGCCAAAAGATTATTTAAGTGTTTTGACACATAATAAGGATAAAAATGAAAGCGATATCTAAGATATTTCTTATACTTAGCGCCTGTGCGAGCTTTATGTTTGCAGGCGTTGCTGAAAATTCATATGAATTTCAGGCAAAAACTCTCAAAGATCTTGACATAGATCTAAGCTTTATGAAAACTTCATACTATCAAAATATGAAAAAAAGCATACAGACAAATCAAATAAGAGCTTTTTCAAACATTATCAAACAAGGATATAACTATATCCCAAACCTAAAAGCAAGCATTAAAGAGGCTGGAGTGCCAGACTCCATACTTTATCTAGCGATGATAGAGTCAGGTTTTTCAAATCATGTAGTCTCAAGCGCAAAGGCTGTTGGTATGTGGCAATTTATGGAAAAAACAGCTCGTATACATGGACTAAAGATAGATAAATATGTTGATGAGCGCCGTGATCCTATAGCCTCAACAAAAGCTGCTTCGACATATTTAAAGGACCTTAAGGGGCAGTTTGGTAAGTGGTATCTAGCGCTTATGGCGTATAACTGTGGCGAAGGCAGGATGAGAAAGGGCATAAAGATGGCTGGCACAGATGATCTTGCTACATTACTTAATCCTAGCAAAAACTATCTGCCGGCAGAGACTAGAAATTTTATTATTAAAATTTTAAGAGCATCGTTTATCGCAAAAGATTCTGAATTTTTAATGTCAAAAGATGCAAAGCTTCTTAGATCAAGTGGTGGATTAAAACTTGCAAAAGTTGAAGTACCAGGAGGCACAACACTTATGCAGGTGGGCGATAGTATAGGTATAGGTGTTGCTAAGCTAAAAAGCGATAATGCGCATTTAAATTTTGTATTTACTCCACCAACTGTTAAAAAATACTACATATATATACCAGAGACAAAAACTGAGCTTTTTGCACAAAATTTTAAGCCCTTTACTGGCAAAAACAACTTTTATACATATACTGTTAAAAAGGGCGATACGCTTCTTGGTATAGCTAAAAAAGAGGGGGTAAGCCATAGGGCTATAAAGGACTATAACGAGCTAAAAACAAATAAGGTTGTCATAAATCAAAAGATAATAATCCCTAGCTCAAGCAAGAATAAATTTCAAACTTACACAGTTCAAAATGGCGATACTTTGGCTATCTTATCAAAGAAATTTAATGTTGAGCATAAAGACTTGGCGGACGCAAATTCTCTTGCAATGTCAAGCGTATTAACAGTTGGAGATAATATTGTCATACCTTAAAATTTTATATTTTTTTCTAATAGCAGTATTTGTAAGTGGTTGTTCTTGGGGTGGTGCTCCGTTTGCCCCTAGTGGTCCAACTAAGGTAAAGCCAAACAGCTCGCCTGCTGTAACAAAAGCAACCATGAGACCATATACTATAAATGGCAAAACCTACTATCCTACCGTTGTAAATGTTGGAGATAAGGCAAGCGGTATAGCAAGCTGGTATGGACCAAATTTTCATGGCAAAAAAACATCAAATGGCGAAATTTATAATATGCACAACATGACCGCAGCACATAAAACTTTACCGATGAATACGATAGTAAAAGTAACAAATTTAAATAACAACAAAACTGCTGTCGTTCGTATAAACGACCGTGGTCCATTTGTTGCAAACCGCGTTATAGATCTTTCAAAAGCCGCTGCTACTCAGCTTGGCGTGATTGGTCCAGGCACTGCACCAGTTGCTATGGAGATTATAGGTTTTGCTGGCGATGTAAAGATTGCTAGCTCTAAACAACCAACTACTAGTGCATCAAATGGTCAAATTTTTAAACCACAACAAGGTTCAAGCTCTCAAAGTGGTAGCATAGCTCAAGGTTCACAAAGTTATGTTGGTGGTGATTTTATGGTTCAAATCGGAGCATTTAAAAATCAAAATGGTGCAAACCGCTATAAAAAAGAGCATGAAAGCATTATGGGTTATAAAAGTACTGTGAAGTCGATGATCGATGATAATGGTGTTATGATGTACCGTGTATTTTTAACTGGCTTTAGGAGTGAAGATGAGGCTAGAGACTTTGCAAGAAGCGGTAAATTTAGCGGTGCTTTCATAGTTAGGAACTAGGATGAAAATTTTAAATAGAAAAACAAAAGAGACCGACATAAGCGCTGAGCTAGAAATTTATGGTAGCGGGATAGCGCAGATTTCAACTGGCATAGGCTTTTTTGACCATATGCTTGAAGCACTGACAAAACACTCATTGATTGACTTAAAGCTTGTATGCAAGGGTGATTTAGAGGTTGATTTTCACCACAGTGTTGAGGATGTTGGCATAGTTATCGGCACCCTTTTAAAAGAGGCTATCTATCCAGTTCGTGGGATTGAGAGATTTGCAGATGGTATTGTCGTGATGGATGAAGCAGCAGTAAGCTGTGCTCTTGATCTAAGTAATAGAGCATTTTTGGTTTATGAAAATTTTAGCCAAACTGGTAAAGTTGGAGAGTTTGATGTAGAGCTGGTTGAGGAGTTTTTTCGCGCAGTTGCCTTTAATGCAAACATAACTTTGCACCTTAGTAAAGTT contains:
- the aspS gene encoding aspartate--tRNA ligase, giving the protein MRSHYCADLSKSDIGKEVTLCGWVNTYRDHGGVIFFDLRDRSGLVQLVCDPADSKSAHEIASKVRDEYVLKVKGKVRARGEGLVNPKLKTGEIEVVVDELVIENPSEALPFMIGDESVNEDIRLKYRFLDLRNERLQNIFKMRSAAAIAARNSLQDMGFIEFETPILTRATPEGARDYLVPSRVYPGQFYALPQSPQLFKQLLMCSGFDKYFQIAKCFRDEDLRADRQPEFTQIDIEMSFVEQEDIINMAEQMLKDVFKACGYDVKTPFARMSYKEATETYGSDKPDLRYDLKMLDVIDIFERSSNEIFSSIAKDPKRNRIKALKVPNGDNIFSKREMNRFEEFVRKFGAQGLGYFQMKEDGLKGPLCKFFTQSDLDEIVSRCELAVGDVVFFGAGKKKVVLDYMGRFRIFLAEQMGIIDESKMEFLWVLDFPMFEQNDDGSYSAMHHPFTMPKNIDEPDLEDILSVAHDVVLNGFELGGGSVRIHKNEVQQKVFKLLGIDEAEQREKFGFLLDALSFGAPPHGGIAIGFDRLIMLATKSSSIRDVIAFPKTQRAQCPLTKAPSEANSEQLRELGLRLREKEK
- a CDS encoding NAD(+) kinase; amino-acid sequence: MKNLDIKNIKKVGIVAKIDNELGKNLSILKEIFKKFNVCILLENFTAKAIGQDGFNLEKLARECELLISLGGDGTLISVARKSAEISPFIVSIHTGHLGFLTTATIDECEIFFKELFEAKFEISRPFMLDVFMHKKSGEKVHKVAFNDAVIMREKPVSIAKVEAFLNGKYFNTYFGDGIIASTPVGSTAYNMSAAGAIIYPLSDVFSLTPICSHSLTQRPIILPKDLTVELRASNDEVLVIDGQDSFSMSEFSGVSVGLSKIYANLVRKQDEDYFQILKQKLHWGYND
- a CDS encoding AAA family ATPase; this translates as MIERILIKDYLGFESVELNFRAGLSVFTGVSGAGKSVLMSAIMAVFGLKDSEARLIEADVDFAFDMSEFGIEPEPINSFKLLRDKSTRYFINSQTISKKNLATIAKEHIKYLSAKEANEFENERFLELLDLLECKKDPKFFDIKQSFSQKFVEFSKISKELKAIQEDEKRVEELKEFASFEISKIESISPKIGEFDELMQIKKKLSKKDKINEAWSRAEAVFHAEKAVLDALHISDIDAAFFEETMNELRIARDSLSMEELEDIDIEGVLDRIEGLNSLIKRYGSIEEALEVLEKRKMELKKYENISFEKSELEIKFRTLEDETTRLASLLSAAREQNLPKLEQLINSYLGELYMSEISLFVEKKQLDELGCDEIILKLNETSFKNLSSGELNRLRLAFIATQTQITQNGNGVIILDEIDANLSGKEAMSIANVLLKLAEFYQIFAISHQPQLSSKAHTHFLVEKNADSSIVKELNQDERVSELARMISGEHISKEAIEFAKNLLNLKSN
- a CDS encoding diguanylate cyclase, with protein sequence MSKILVVDDNKALSKLIAKKMAVSTDMQVDVAHDFAGARTLIDRHKDEYFLALLDLNLPDAPDGEVVDYALLKGLSVIVLTGSIDAKTRESFIKKDIIDYVYKGNVDDVNFIFTMVDRLYKNKQYKVMIVEDSMTVRNELKRMLKNLQFEVFTAAHGEEAMGYFADHPDIRLVITDYAMPVKNGLEVLKELRSQADKNNLGVIAMTSPNDDIGAATFLKSGANDFLAKPFSKEELTVRVHNTIENIENIQQIANFANRDFLTGSFNRRYFYENMNEYMVNINDNDEPFAIGVINIDNFREINDAHGHEVGDKVLQALASALISNVKGNDIVARFGADEFCVVLKDISNEDAIKYFVGLRSKVGAISVKHKDKTINLTVSIGVSFRQYDYTVDDMVEFASEALYRAKEGGKNRVEVYE
- a CDS encoding TatD family hydrolase gives rise to the protein MIIDTHCHLDDNRFNDDLDAVLERASEKGVKFVVNPGADINDLPKIAKIAEQNHNVFFASGVHPYDKDGFDVAVVREFAMHEKCVAIGECGLDYFRLPKDESEKKLEKIEQKRVFLEQLELAIELKKPVILHIRDANEDCFNILKEYASRLDGAVLHCYNASPLLLELAKFGNFYFGIGGVLTFKNAKNLVEILTKIPKDRLLVETDAPYLTPEPFRGERNEPAFTKNVAQKIAEILSLEFEEVCKLTSNNAKRLFKCFDT
- a CDS encoding lytic transglycosylase domain-containing protein, producing the protein MKAISKIFLILSACASFMFAGVAENSYEFQAKTLKDLDIDLSFMKTSYYQNMKKSIQTNQIRAFSNIIKQGYNYIPNLKASIKEAGVPDSILYLAMIESGFSNHVVSSAKAVGMWQFMEKTARIHGLKIDKYVDERRDPIASTKAASTYLKDLKGQFGKWYLALMAYNCGEGRMRKGIKMAGTDDLATLLNPSKNYLPAETRNFIIKILRASFIAKDSEFLMSKDAKLLRSSGGLKLAKVEVPGGTTLMQVGDSIGIGVAKLKSDNAHLNFVFTPPTVKKYYIYIPETKTELFAQNFKPFTGKNNFYTYTVKKGDTLLGIAKKEGVSHRAIKDYNELKTNKVVINQKIIIPSSSKNKFQTYTVQNGDTLAILSKKFNVEHKDLADANSLAMSSVLTVGDNIVIP
- a CDS encoding septal ring lytic transglycosylase RlpA family protein, with translation MSYLKILYFFLIAVFVSGCSWGGAPFAPSGPTKVKPNSSPAVTKATMRPYTINGKTYYPTVVNVGDKASGIASWYGPNFHGKKTSNGEIYNMHNMTAAHKTLPMNTIVKVTNLNNNKTAVVRINDRGPFVANRVIDLSKAAATQLGVIGPGTAPVAMEIIGFAGDVKIASSKQPTTSASNGQIFKPQQGSSSQSGSIAQGSQSYVGGDFMVQIGAFKNQNGANRYKKEHESIMGYKSTVKSMIDDNGVMMYRVFLTGFRSEDEARDFARSGKFSGAFIVRN
- the hisB gene encoding imidazoleglycerol-phosphate dehydratase HisB codes for the protein MKILNRKTKETDISAELEIYGSGIAQISTGIGFFDHMLEALTKHSLIDLKLVCKGDLEVDFHHSVEDVGIVIGTLLKEAIYPVRGIERFADGIVVMDEAAVSCALDLSNRAFLVYENFSQTGKVGEFDVELVEEFFRAVAFNANITLHLSKVRGKNTHHIIEATFKAFALALRRALKENSRINTPSTKGVL